The segment CGTCATCATACAAGACTTTTTGCAAATAATCACAAAGACAGAAGTAGCATGGACAAGAGTGGAAATATTTTGCCAGGTAGTGTATCTATGGCCTCTAAATCTTTAGGATGTGTATCTATAACCACACTTTCAACTGACATATTCCTAAGTTTAATAGTACTTGAACTAAAATGTATTGTGTTTTGGAGTAAAAAGTATCTTGTCTAAATTTAAGATTTTAAGAAATTAGCCACTCTTTTGAGGCAGTCagatttttcttttgtttaaATTGCATGATGTTGAAGTTATTCCCTTGTTTCTATGACTGCTCACAAGTTGATTGGAAACAGGAACCGTTGTTGATTCTAAGATATGCCACCCAACGGAGTTTGATTTCTACCTCTGCAGTCATGCTGGAATTCAGGTAAGGGCCTGTTTCGGTCCCATGAATTGAAACAAATATCTAGATAGTGCTTCCCATTTCATTATTATTAGGTTACTTTCCAACTGTTAAATTCctgggaaccaaacagggctaGTATTCCTTTGTGGGATCCTGGGAACCAAACAGCATATGTTCCTGTACTGATTTTGTCATTTGTGAAATACTACTAGTATTGAAAAGTCTTGTCATATGCTCTATTCCACAAGCTATTTGCACCTATCTAGTGGCCTCCATATGCTAAAAGAATAGTATAACAAACTGATCCTATGGTCAACCTTTTATCATGTGATTGTACAGCTATGGTACTTGGATCAGTAGCATGGGAATATAGTCAGATTCTCCGTACTGTACTGTACTGAAATGACTGATTTGTGAGTTTGCCAGGGAACAAGTAGGCCTGCTCACTACCATGTCCTCTGGGATGAGAACAATTTCACAGCAGACGAAATGCAGACATTGACAAACAACCTTTGCTACACGTAATGCACTTTTATATGCTATATTTGTCCCTTGCATTTTGAACTTTAACCTTTCAGAATTTTCTTAGCTTGATGTACATGTTATTGATGCAGTTATGCCCGGTGCACACGCTCGGTTTCTGTTGGTATGTTCTTCTGTGCTTTACAGACAAACTTTTTCCTAGTTCCACAATTTTAATTATCGACTCTTTATCCTGCTCACCTGTTCAGAAAAGAACTTTGACCTGTGATGTTGTATCTTTTGCTTCTTAACAGTCCCTCCTGCATACTACGCACACCTGGCAGCATTCCGGGCTCGGTTCTACATGGAACCAGAGATGTCAGAGAACCAGACGTCAAAGAGCTCCAATAGCACGAACGGAGTCTCGGTGAAGCCCCTGCCTGCTGTGAAGGAGAAGGTGAAAAGGGTGATGTTCTACTGCTGACAAGGAGACCACTTAACCACTCACATGCTGTAGCTAACTTCGTAGAGTTTAGTAGGGATTAGATAGCTTTCTCCAGGAATGAAGAGAAGAGCATTTGGATCATGAACAATCAATCTGTTAACGACCTCAGTAAAGTACTCAGAAATGCCTGTATAATAGTTCTTGTTGGTTCAGATGCATCCAATATTCCAATGTACTCTGAAAAGGTGCAGAAGAAACCAGCTGGTGTTTTCTATGTTGATATTTCATCAGCACGCTGGAGATTCGTGCACATGATCACACTGCAATGGAGCAGGGTTTCCAAGGAAAGGGATGACCGGATGATGTTCTGTATTCTCTCTGTGAGATGTAGCAGCTGATATTATGCAAATGGACTCGAAATAGACTACAAGGACAGCTTAACACGACTGCTGATTTGTGTTAGTAGTTCATTGGAGTTATTTGCATCTGAAACAGCTCCCGAAACTGAGCCCAATACTTAATCCTCTGGTTGGTAGTCCAACCCAATACTTAATCCTCTGGTTGGTAGTCCAAGATAAGAGGTTTGTTGTATCCGCGATTTCAAAGGAAGGACGTGCCCGTGGGATTATTACAAATAGAAGCATAAAAAATAGATAAATGCAGGGTATAATCAAGAAGGAAGAAAGCCTGAAAGCTGATGGAAACCAACCACGGCCGCCCCGTGGGTCTGGCAATTTTATCAGTTCATGTAAACTGGTAACTCTAATTATGCTAAATAAATCGAATCCAGATAAATACTTAAGGTGAAACTGCGTGGCAGCAGACTAATTGCAAAAGTTTTGTCAATGTTATGAGGTAGCCAAGCAAACAAGTAACGGCACCACATTTGTCTTGCTAATCCAGAGGCGAGCCAAAAGTAATCTAGGAGCATTGACATGTTCagaaagcaagttggtcacaatCTGAATGCCAGATTCCAATATCAAACAGGAAGACACCACAGCATTGAACACCCTAATTTGAGAAGCCCTGCAAGTCTCGACGACCAGGCTCCAGCTGAATTGCAGAATCATCAGCAACTGCAAGGTCTTGCATATTCATGAGTCGACACAGTGGCCAACATCATATATTGTTGTCATAAGATTTGTCATGATTGGAACTGCTAAGCTAGGAATTGAGAATTTGACCTTTTACTGAGAATGGAAGGTGGTCCATTAGGTATATTCACATCTGCAAACTGGTTGGGTATGTGTTTGTGGGGTTCTTTACCCCTCTCTTCCTTAATATTAATCATATGTAGCTCATctgcgtgttcgagaaaaatatatatattcatcAGCAGCAGTGATGGAAAACAGGTACTACAAACACCAGGTCGGACAACCAACCTCTGAAGAACATTTACCTTTTTCCTTGCAGGTGTATAAACTTTACATGGAAATCTTTCTGAAAGGCTATGTGGACATAAACTGCTTCAATCCAAACTCAGAGAACGAACACTACATTTTGCTGTACTGTATGTCTTGATTATTCCAGCAATGTTGACTAAGCTTCCTTTATCTAACAAACTCCAGAAGTCTGAAAATTTCAATGTCTTCAGTGTTATGGTCAATTTGGTTTCATAGCTTGAATTGACAAACTAGCCATAACTCTGAACACTAAATTTATCAAATAGTTATTGACATTAGTTTCTTTGACTATATAATCAAGCATATTTCTGTTTTGTCAATCATTCCAACTCCAAAACATTAGGTATATCGCAGCATCAGCTCCATCAACAGTATTCTTTTACCTCAATCATGCTGCAACCTGCAGTCTTCTTGACCGCAGGATGTGTCATCTTACTTCTCACTCTTATTGATTCCTCCCATCGACTAGCTGTTGCATACACATTAGACATGAGGACATTAACATCAGGATTTTGGGAACAATCTTCCTTGGCAATTCTTTTTGTCAAGCGTTCGCTCATCTCAACATTGCCATAAGCTTTGCAAGCAGTGAGGAGTGCACCAAACAGAGGCATAGTGTCATTGTTAACAGGCATGTCCCTGATCAACTTCTCAGCTTCATATAGTAGACCAGCATGACCTAGAAGATTGACAAGGCAGCTATAATGTTCGATTCTTGGCTCTATCTGATAGATCTCCTTCATGGCTTGGAAATGTCTCCGTCCTTCATCGACCAAGCCACCATGGCAACAGGCATTCAGTACTCCAATGAACGTGATACCATCAGGCTTTGTTTTGCTTCTCTGCATCTCTTCAAACAATTCAAGAG is part of the Sorghum bicolor cultivar BTx623 chromosome 10, Sorghum_bicolor_NCBIv3, whole genome shotgun sequence genome and harbors:
- the LOC8082241 gene encoding pentatricopeptide repeat-containing protein At1g31430, which encodes MQLQRVEPDKFTVVTLLTCCANIGALDQGEWIHQYAEGRNMKIDAVLGTALIEMYSKCGHVDKSLQIFGRMQGRDAAAWTAIICGLATNGQASKALELFEEMQRSKTKPDGITFIGVLNACCHGGLVDEGRRHFQAMKEIYQIEPRIEHYSCLVNLLGHAGLLYEAEKLIRDMPVNNDTMPLFGALLTACKAYGNVEMSERLTKRIAKEDCSQNPDVNVLMSNVYATASRWEESIRVRSKMTHPAVKKTAGCSMIETSGVC